One Gossypium raimondii isolate GPD5lz chromosome 3, ASM2569854v1, whole genome shotgun sequence genomic window carries:
- the LOC105796994 gene encoding protein SENSITIVE TO PROTON RHIZOTOXICITY 1 produces MDHRDRQSIEHQKKDPQQHPHPCFTNFTTHHQQQKWEDPSLLDYSTRIEPPFQAFNPNCQTKSSFPCNPNNQIKVPDPLMNELLQASKVQDWDPSAMLNNLSFLEQKIHQLQGLVHSIIGRGGQVLGQPDELVDQQQQLITAALTSIIVQLISTAGSLLPSVKHHTLCGAPPVASLAQFQPQNGGGNSVPELPNTVDVSSNSGEQQNHVMEEHEMKDEEDAEELGESLFPGTYEILQLEKEEILAPHTHFCTICGKGFKRDANLRMHMRGHGDEYKTPAALAKPNKESSSEPALIKRYSCPFAGCKRNKDHKKFQPLKTILCVKNHYKRSHCDKSYICSRCHTKKFSVIADLKTHEKHCGKDKWLCSCGTTFSRKDKLFGHIALFQGHTPAIPLDETKGPIAPSDPGDGSEATNVVGSMNFFNFGSENGVDVKGSLDDPAAYFSPLNFETCNFGGFHEFPRPASDDSETSLAFLLSGTCSYNNNNNNDVERS; encoded by the coding sequence ATGGATCATAGAGACAGGCAATCTATTGAACATCAAAAGAAAGATCCTCAACAACACCCCCACCCATGTTTTACTAATTTCACAACTCACCATCAGCAGCAGAAATGGGAAGATCCTTCCCTATTAGATTACAGCACCAGGATTGAACCTCCTTTCCAGGCATTCAACCCAAACTGTCAAACCAAATCTTCATTTCCATGTAACCCCAATAACCAAATCAAGGTCCCTGACCCTCTTATGAATGAGTTGCTTCAAGCCAGCAAAGTCCAAGATTGGGATCCAAGTGCAATGCTAAACAATCTGTCATTCCTGGAGCAGAAGATCCATCAGCTTCAGGGTCTGGTGCATTCCATCATTGGGAGAGGGGGTCAAGTTTTGGGGCAACCAGATGAACTTGTAGATCAGCAACAGCAGCTCATCACTGCTGCTCTCACTTCGATTATAGTTCAGTTGATATCTACTGCTGGTAGTCTCCTTCCATCTGTTAAGCACCATACACTTTGTGGTGCACCACCCGTTGCATCTCTTGCACAGTTTCAGCCACAAAATGGTGGTGGGAACAGTGTCCCTGAGTTGCCTAACACTGTTGATGTTAGTAGTAACAGTGGGGAGCAGCAGAATCATGTAATGGAGGAACATGAAATGAAAGATGAGGAAGATGCTGAGGAATTAGGGGAGAGTCTTTTCCCAGGCACCTATGAGATATTGCAGTTAGAAAAGGAAGAAATCCTTGCACCCCATACTCATTTCTGCACTATATGTGGGAAAGGATTCAAAAGAGATGCCAATTTAAGGATGCACATGAGAGGGCATGGTGATGAGTACAAAACACCAGCAGCACTAGCTAAACCCAATAAAGAATCCAGTTCTGAACCAGCTCTTATTAAGAGATATTCATGCCCTTTTGCTGGTTGCAAGAGGAACAAGGATCACAAAAAGTTCCAGCCTCTGAAAACCATCTTATGTGTCAAAAACCATTACAAGAGATCCCACTGTGACAAGAGCTACATCTGCAGCAGGTGCCACACCAAGAAATTCTCAGTGATTGCTGATCTCAAAACTCATGAGAAGCATTGTGGTAAAGATAAATGGCTATGTTCGTGCGGCACCACGTTTTCGAGGAAAGATAAGCTGTTTGGTCACATAGCTCTTTTCCAGGGTCACACTCCAGCAATTCCCCTGGATGAAACTAAAGGACCCATTGCCCCATCTGACCCTGGAGATGGCAGTGAAGCAACAAATGTGGTCGGAAGCATGAATTTCTTCAACTTTGGTAGTGAAAATGGGGTGGATGTCAAAGGCAGCCTTGATGATCCTGCTGCTTATTTCTCACCATTGAACTTTGAGACATGTAACTTTGGTGGGTTTCATGAGTTCCCTCGACCGGCATCCGATGATTCGGAGACTTCATTGGCATTTCTCCTTTCAGGAACGTGTagttacaataataataataataatgatgttgAGAGGTCTTGA